A stretch of Miscanthus floridulus cultivar M001 chromosome 13, ASM1932011v1, whole genome shotgun sequence DNA encodes these proteins:
- the LOC136499404 gene encoding UPF0481 protein At3g47200-like, translating to MAIDKMLVQIQCFEMDCYSKYLTAQELQKSCIGACHAIVQNGSRHACPGSVSEHSTSVPGAMNTSTSSNANTGVVAIARQDPRAIDGRTASAADKLDADFSKVLTKIHRFPGGLQGIDGSSYVVPSVVAIGPYYRRSDAHHHLQKMEEVKLAAAHHLCTRAGRSTAEVYEKVLSVVSDARGCYDADDQSVADVGNAEFAEMMFLDGCFLLQYMVGDTTPVLQNRMMLSTGPSIQKDIFLLENQIPWLVLEVLTEFMSVDVLRFVAGIEEKFFDFFPAKAKKGRRRRPMPTSLDQDPPHLLGLLRLTQLGRMPETKMKYKSFASTSLSVSISAVELAEIGVRLTPSTEPWFGDMSFSRGPLFGELSLSPLFLNDVTACWLVNMAALEASTSGSGAESDGYVVSSYLSVLAMLMDREEDVQQLRAKRLVYSTLSNTQALGFFKGLAQHLRFGDHYFVTLEEIEAYKRHRSVRIFVHRHLYHGYKAMTIATLFSIVGVLVGILKIMLDNNNNKIHNRFF from the coding sequence ATGGCCATCGATAAGATGCTGGTACAGATACAATGCTTCGAGATGGACTGTTACTCCAAGTATCTGACAGCTCAAGAATTGCAAAAGTCGTGCATCGGTGCATGCCATGCGATAGTTCAAAACGGCTCTCGCCATGCATGCCCCGGCTCCGTCTCTGAGCATAGCACATCAGTTCCTGGCGCCATGAACACGAGCACCAGTAGCAACGCCAACACCGGCGTCGTCGCAATCGCAAGGCAAGACCCACGAGCCATCGATGGGAGGACAGCGAGTGCGGCCGACAAGCTCGACGCCGACTTCTCCAAGGTGCTGACCAAGATCCACCGGTTCCCCGGGGGCCTGCAGGGGATCGACGGCAGCAGCTACGTCGTGCCAAGCGTGGTGGCCATCGGCCCCTACTACCGCCGGAGCGACGCGCATCACCACCTGcagaagatggaggaggtgaaGCTGGCGGCGGCCCACCACCTGTGCACGAGGGCGGGCCGCTCCACGGCGGAGGTGTACGAGAAGGTGCTCTCTGTCGTGAGCGACGCGCGCGGCTGCTACGACGCCGACGACCAATCGGTCGCGGACGTAGGCAACGCCGAGTTCGCGGAGATGATGTTCCTGGACGGCTGCTTCCTGCTGCAGTACATGGTGGGCGACACCACGCCGGTGCTGCAGAACCGGATGATGCTGTCCACGGGGCCCAGCATCCAGAAGGACATCTTCCTGCTCGAGAACCAGATCCCCTGGCTGGTGCTCGAGGTGCTCACGGAGTTCATGTCCGTCGACGTGCTCCGGTTTGTCGCCGGGATAGAGGAGAAGTTCTTCGACTTCTTCCCCGCAAAGGCAAAGAAAGGGCGCCGTCGTCGGCCTATGCCGACATCGCTGGATCAGGACCCGCCGCACCTCCTCGGGCTCCTCCGGCTCACGCAGCTCGGCAGGATGCCCGAGACGAAAATGAAATACAAGAGCTTTGCGTCGACGTCGCTGTCCGTGTCCATCAGCGCCGTGGAGCTCGCGGAGATCGGCGTCAGGCTGACGCCGAGCACGGAGCCGTGGTTCGGGGACATGAGCTTCAGCCGGGGACCCCTGTTCGGCGAGCTGTCCCTGTCGCCGCTGTTCCTGAACGACGTCACGGCGTGCTGGCTCGTCAACATGGCGGCGCTGGAGGCGAGCACCTCGGGCTCCGGCGCGGAGTcggacggctacgtcgtgagctcgTACCTGTCGGTGCTGGCGATGCTCATGGACAGGGAGGAGGACGTGCAGCAGCTGCGGGCCAAGCGCCTCGTGTACAGCACCTTGAGCAACACGCAGGCGCTGGGCTTCTTCAAGGGGCTCGCCCAGCACCTCCGCTTCGGCGACCACTACTTTGTCACCTTGGAGGAAATCGAGGCGTACAAGCGCCACAGGTCGGTGCGGATCTTCGTCCATCGCCACCTCTACCACGGCTACAAGGCCATGACCATCGCCACGCTCTTCTCCATCGTCGGTGTGCTCGTTGGAATCTTAAAAATCATGctcgacaacaacaacaacaaaatacaCAACCGATTTTTCTAA